The Heyndrickxia vini genome contains a region encoding:
- the dnaJ gene encoding molecular chaperone DnaJ, with protein MSKRDYYEVLGLEKNASKEEIKKAYRKLSKKYHPDINKEADAADKFKEVKEAYEVLSDDQKRDQYDRFGHTDPNQGFGGFGGDGDFGGFGGFEDIFSTFFGGGSSRRRDPNAPRQGADLQYTMTLTFKEAVFGKETEIEIPREETCDTCHGSGAKPGTQPETCSHCHGSGQLNTEQNTPFGKIVNRRVCHYCNGTGKMIKNKCKTCGGTGKVKKRRRINVKIPAGVDDGQQLRVSGQGEPGVNGGPAGDLYVVFHVREHEFFERDGDDIYCEMPITFAQAALGDEIEVPTLHGKVKLKVPAGTQTGTKFRLRGKGVPNVRGYGTGDQHIHVKVITPTKLTDKQKQLLREFSETEGSAPDEQNESFIDKMKKAFKGE; from the coding sequence ATGAGTAAAAGGGACTATTATGAAGTATTAGGTCTGGAAAAAAATGCTTCAAAAGAAGAGATTAAAAAAGCATATCGAAAACTATCTAAAAAATACCATCCGGATATTAATAAAGAAGCGGATGCAGCTGATAAATTTAAAGAGGTAAAAGAAGCATACGAAGTTCTATCAGACGATCAAAAACGTGATCAATATGATCGTTTCGGCCATACTGATCCAAATCAAGGATTTGGTGGTTTTGGTGGGGACGGAGATTTCGGAGGATTTGGCGGCTTTGAAGATATCTTCAGTACGTTCTTTGGTGGTGGATCATCAAGAAGACGTGATCCAAATGCCCCTCGACAAGGCGCAGATCTTCAATACACGATGACATTAACATTCAAAGAAGCAGTGTTCGGAAAAGAAACTGAAATCGAAATTCCAAGAGAAGAAACATGTGACACATGTCATGGTTCAGGAGCGAAACCTGGAACACAACCAGAAACATGTTCACATTGTCATGGTTCCGGACAATTAAATACGGAGCAAAATACTCCGTTCGGAAAAATTGTTAATCGCCGTGTGTGCCATTATTGTAATGGTACAGGTAAGATGATAAAAAATAAATGTAAAACATGCGGCGGTACTGGAAAAGTGAAAAAACGTCGCAGAATCAATGTGAAAATTCCAGCTGGAGTAGATGATGGACAACAATTACGGGTTTCCGGTCAAGGTGAGCCGGGGGTAAATGGTGGACCTGCTGGAGATCTTTATGTAGTTTTCCACGTTAGAGAGCATGAATTCTTTGAACGTGATGGGGACGATATTTATTGTGAAATGCCAATCACATTCGCTCAAGCTGCATTAGGAGACGAGATCGAAGTACCAACCTTACATGGTAAAGTAAAATTAAAGGTTCCCGCTGGAACGCAAACGGGAACTAAGTTTAGACTTCGAGGCAAAGGTGTGCCAAATGTTAGGGGATATGGTACGGGAGATCAGCATATCCATGTGAAAGTGATTACACCAACAAAGTTAACAGATAAGCAAAAACAACTATTAAGGGAATTTTCAGAGACAGAAGGGTCGGCTCCAGATGAGCAGAACGAATCCTTCATCGATAAAATGAAGAAGGCTTTCAAAGGGGAATAA
- a CDS encoding Na/Pi symporter, whose product MLYFGLFVGLVGSFLIGMTWLRVGLFNISGKAMEQWLKKVTNTPIKGMIVGIIMTAILQSSSAVMVITVGLVAARILSFPQTIGIILGTNIGTTFTLEFLSYDLSSIIIPFLFLGLLCLLFKQEKLKSLGYILTGFAIIISAMRAFEWLAAPLTQLDVVQKVLYLMNDHIFFGFLFSILLTACIQSSTVMTGIAMSFLSAGIFPLETGIVIMLGANIGTCITGLLASIGAGEEARLTAYAHIWLNVVGAIFFIPCIPYLADVSQALTASLETQLAHASVVFNVVCSLLVLPFATKFGRFIIRFHGKKRI is encoded by the coding sequence ATGCTTTATTTTGGATTATTTGTAGGATTAGTAGGAAGTTTTCTTATCGGAATGACTTGGTTGCGGGTTGGTTTGTTTAATATTTCTGGTAAGGCAATGGAACAATGGTTAAAAAAGGTTACTAATACACCGATTAAAGGGATGATCGTCGGTATAATTATGACAGCAATATTGCAGAGTAGTTCAGCCGTAATGGTCATAACTGTCGGGTTGGTCGCTGCAAGAATATTATCATTTCCCCAAACAATTGGAATTATTTTGGGTACCAATATCGGGACAACCTTTACTTTAGAATTCTTATCCTATGATTTATCCAGTATAATCATTCCGTTTCTTTTTTTAGGTTTACTTTGTTTACTATTTAAACAAGAAAAATTAAAAAGTTTAGGATATATTTTAACCGGTTTTGCCATTATCATTAGTGCAATGCGCGCTTTTGAGTGGTTAGCTGCACCTTTAACTCAATTAGATGTTGTCCAAAAGGTTCTTTATCTAATGAATGATCATATTTTTTTCGGGTTTTTATTTTCAATCCTTTTAACTGCCTGTATTCAATCAAGTACGGTGATGACCGGGATTGCCATGAGCTTTTTAAGTGCTGGGATATTCCCTTTGGAAACAGGAATAGTCATTATGTTAGGAGCAAATATTGGAACGTGCATTACAGGCTTATTAGCAAGTATTGGTGCAGGAGAGGAAGCCAGATTAACAGCATATGCTCATATTTGGCTCAATGTAGTAGGAGCAATTTTTTTTATTCCCTGCATTCCTTATCTAGCTGATGTCAGCCAAGCTTTAACAGCAAGTCTCGAAACCCAGTTGGCACATGCAAGTGTTGTATTTAATGTCGTTTGCTCTTTACTTGTTCTACCATTTGCAACAAAATTCGGCCGTTTTATCATTCGGTTTCACGGAAAAAAAAGGATTTAA
- the mtaB gene encoding tRNA (N(6)-L-threonylcarbamoyladenosine(37)-C(2))-methylthiotransferase MtaB, protein MSQVAFHTLGCKVNHYETEAIWQLFKAQGYERVDFESTADVYVINTCTVTNTGDKKSRQVIRRAVRKNPDAVICVTGCYAQTSPAEIMAIPGVDIVVGTQDRVKMLGYIEQFKQERQPINGVGNIMKNRVYEELDVPAFTDRTRASLKIQEGCNNFCTFCIIPWARGLMRSRDPKEVIRQAQQLVDAGYKEIVLTGIHTGGYGQDMKDYNLAMLLSDMEAQVKGLKRIRISSIEASQLTDEVIEVINKSKLIVRHMHIPLQSGSDTVLKRMRRKYTMAEYAERLVKLKKALPGLAVTSDVIVGFPGETEEEFMETYNFIKDHKFSELHVFPYSKRTGTPAARMEDQIDENIKNERVHRLISLSDQLAKEYASRFENEVLEVIPEEKYKEDPSSGLYEGYTDNYLKVVFPATEDMVGKLVKVKITKSGYPYNEGQFVRVIDDIEEIQQEAI, encoded by the coding sequence ATGTCACAAGTGGCATTTCATACTTTAGGATGTAAAGTTAATCATTATGAAACAGAAGCCATCTGGCAGTTATTTAAAGCACAAGGTTATGAACGTGTCGATTTTGAATCGACAGCAGATGTGTACGTCATTAATACATGTACAGTTACGAACACGGGAGACAAAAAAAGTCGTCAAGTAATTAGACGAGCAGTCAGAAAAAATCCAGATGCAGTTATTTGTGTAACTGGTTGTTATGCGCAAACATCACCTGCAGAAATCATGGCTATACCGGGTGTTGACATCGTTGTAGGTACACAGGATCGTGTGAAAATGCTTGGGTACATTGAGCAATTTAAACAGGAACGTCAGCCAATTAATGGTGTTGGAAACATTATGAAGAATCGTGTATATGAAGAGTTAGATGTTCCTGCTTTTACCGATAGAACACGCGCTTCCTTAAAAATTCAAGAAGGTTGCAATAATTTTTGTACATTTTGTATCATTCCATGGGCGCGTGGGTTAATGCGTTCCCGTGATCCTAAGGAAGTTATCCGCCAAGCACAGCAATTAGTGGATGCCGGCTATAAAGAAATTGTATTGACAGGGATTCACACAGGCGGTTATGGACAAGATATGAAGGACTATAATTTGGCAATGCTCCTTAGTGATATGGAAGCACAAGTTAAAGGTTTAAAACGCATTCGTATTTCATCAATTGAAGCCAGTCAATTGACTGATGAAGTAATTGAAGTAATAAATAAATCAAAATTAATCGTTCGCCATATGCACATTCCTCTTCAATCTGGTTCGGATACCGTTCTAAAAAGAATGAGACGTAAGTACACGATGGCTGAATATGCTGAAAGACTAGTGAAATTGAAAAAAGCCTTACCTGGGCTTGCAGTAACATCTGATGTAATCGTTGGCTTCCCTGGTGAAACTGAAGAAGAATTTATGGAAACGTATAATTTTATTAAAGATCATAAGTTTTCTGAACTTCATGTTTTCCCGTATTCGAAACGTACAGGAACACCTGCTGCACGGATGGAAGATCAAATTGATGAAAATATAAAAAATGAACGTGTTCATCGGTTGATTTCATTATCAGATCAATTAGCAAAAGAATACGCTTCACGCTTTGAAAATGAAGTACTAGAAGTGATTCCGGAAGAAAAATATAAAGAAGATCCGTCTAGCGGTTTATATGAAGGATACACGGATAATTATTTGAAAGTCGTATTCCCTGCAACAGAAGATATGGTTGGTAAATTAGTGAAAGTAAAAATCACAAAATCTGGTTATCCATATAATGAGGGACAATTTGTCCGAGTCATCGACGATATTGAAGAAATTCAACAAGAAGCCATATAA
- the deoC gene encoding deoxyribose-phosphate aldolase — protein sequence MTNNIAKMIDHTLLKPEATQQQIQTLCEEAKEYSFASVCVNPAWVALAAEKLKGTDVKVCTVIGFPLGATTSETKAFETKNAIDNGATEVDMVINIGALKSGDYDLVEKDIRAVTSAAQGKALTKVIIETCLLTEEEKVRACELSVKAGADYVKTSTGFSTGGATVEDIALMRKTVGPDKGVKASGGVRSPEDAQNMINAGATRIGASSGVKIVQGLSSDSDY from the coding sequence ATGACAAATAATATTGCAAAAATGATTGATCATACATTACTTAAACCCGAAGCCACTCAACAACAAATTCAAACTTTATGCGAAGAAGCAAAGGAATATTCATTTGCGTCAGTTTGTGTTAATCCAGCATGGGTTGCATTAGCGGCTGAGAAATTAAAAGGAACAGATGTGAAAGTTTGTACCGTAATTGGTTTTCCTCTCGGGGCAACAACTTCTGAAACAAAAGCGTTTGAAACAAAAAATGCCATTGACAATGGAGCAACAGAAGTAGATATGGTCATCAATATAGGCGCCCTAAAAAGCGGGGATTATGACCTGGTAGAAAAAGATATCCGTGCTGTTACATCTGCTGCCCAAGGTAAAGCCCTAACAAAGGTTATTATTGAGACATGTCTTTTAACAGAAGAAGAAAAAGTTCGTGCATGTGAACTTTCTGTCAAAGCAGGGGCTGATTATGTAAAAACATCTACTGGCTTTTCTACGGGTGGTGCCACTGTCGAAGATATCGCCCTCATGAGGAAAACAGTTGGACCAGATAAGGGTGTAAAGGCTTCAGGTGGTGTCCGTAGTCCAGAGGATGCACAAAATATGATTAATGCGGGCGCAACACGTATTGGAGCAAGTTCAGGAGTGAAAATTGTTCAAGGATTATCAAGCGATAGTGATTATTAA
- a CDS encoding 16S rRNA (uracil(1498)-N(3))-methyltransferase, translating to MQRYFIGSSYEGEDEIRLKGDVFHHISHVMRMKRNDEFYVVFTDNKAGIAKIEDITNEEIIAHIVKWEEANRELPVKVAIASGLPKGDKLEYIIQKGTELGAYEFVPFIADRSIVKWDSKKEKKKLDRWQKIALEAAEQSHRQHMPIIHAPHTFKSLIVFSNSFNHKIVAFEESAKNGETSNFVRTINHFSPGDSVLIVFGPEGGLSVDEVRRMEESGFQLCGLGPRILRTETAPLYALSAISYQLELMR from the coding sequence ATGCAAAGATACTTCATTGGCAGTTCATATGAGGGAGAAGATGAAATTCGTTTAAAGGGTGATGTGTTTCATCATATATCCCATGTTATGCGGATGAAACGTAATGACGAATTTTACGTCGTTTTTACAGATAACAAAGCTGGAATTGCCAAAATAGAGGATATTACCAATGAAGAAATCATAGCTCATATTGTAAAATGGGAAGAAGCAAATAGAGAATTACCGGTTAAAGTGGCGATTGCAAGCGGACTGCCTAAAGGGGATAAATTGGAATATATTATTCAAAAGGGTACAGAGCTTGGAGCATATGAATTTGTCCCTTTTATTGCGGATCGCTCGATTGTGAAATGGGATTCAAAGAAAGAAAAGAAGAAACTTGATCGATGGCAAAAAATTGCTTTAGAAGCTGCTGAACAATCCCATCGACAGCATATGCCGATTATTCACGCCCCCCATACATTTAAATCTTTAATAGTCTTTAGTAATTCATTTAATCATAAAATCGTTGCATTTGAAGAAAGTGCTAAAAACGGGGAGACTTCCAATTTTGTGAGGACGATCAATCATTTTTCTCCGGGAGATTCTGTATTGATCGTATTTGGTCCGGAAGGTGGTCTTTCAGTTGATGAAGTTCGTCGTATGGAAGAAAGCGGATTTCAACTATGTGGACTAGGTCCTAGAATATTAAGAACTGAAACAGCGCCTTTATATGCTTTATCCGCGATATCTTACCAATTAGAATTAATGAGGTGA
- the hrcA gene encoding heat-inducible transcriptional repressor HrcA — protein sequence MLSDRQLLILQVIIDDFIRSAQPVGSRTLSKKDEISLSSATIRNEMADLEELGYIEKTHTSSGRIPSEKGYRYYVDHILAPQKLNSIEISRIHSIFAERIYELEKIVQKSAKILSELTNYTAILLGPRVKETKLKRLQIVPLNNETAVAIMITDTGHVENRIFSIPLGFNLNDFEKMVNILNERLTNVPISDLKGKIYKEVAVLLKQHIQNYDALLYTLLETISVKDQEKLFFGGKANILNQPEFRDIQKIHSLMDMIEREHGFYDLVKQIPHGIHVKIGKENERSEMENCSLITATYSIGNEPVGTIAILGPTRMEYSRVISLLDFLSTDMSKALTNLYHS from the coding sequence TTGCTATCGGATCGTCAGCTTCTTATTTTACAAGTAATAATCGATGACTTTATTCGATCTGCACAACCTGTCGGCTCAAGAACACTTTCAAAAAAAGATGAGATTTCCTTAAGTTCTGCAACCATACGCAATGAGATGGCAGACTTGGAAGAATTAGGCTATATTGAAAAAACCCATACTTCTTCAGGTAGAATACCTTCTGAAAAAGGGTATAGATATTATGTTGATCATATATTAGCTCCTCAAAAGCTAAATTCAATAGAAATATCACGGATCCATTCCATTTTCGCAGAAAGAATTTATGAACTGGAGAAAATTGTTCAAAAATCGGCGAAAATTCTTTCTGAGTTAACGAATTATACAGCTATTTTATTGGGTCCGCGGGTAAAGGAAACAAAGCTTAAACGCCTTCAAATTGTGCCATTAAATAATGAAACAGCCGTAGCAATAATGATAACTGATACGGGACATGTTGAGAATCGGATATTTTCCATTCCGCTTGGATTTAATCTAAATGATTTTGAGAAAATGGTAAATATTTTGAATGAAAGACTAACCAATGTTCCTATTTCGGATTTGAAAGGCAAAATATATAAAGAAGTTGCTGTGTTGTTAAAACAGCATATTCAAAATTATGATGCCTTGCTTTATACACTTTTAGAAACAATTAGTGTAAAAGATCAAGAAAAATTATTTTTTGGTGGTAAAGCCAATATCTTAAATCAGCCAGAATTTCGTGACATCCAAAAAATACATTCCTTGATGGACATGATTGAACGTGAACACGGATTTTATGATTTAGTTAAACAAATACCACATGGGATCCATGTGAAAATTGGAAAAGAAAATGAAAGATCTGAAATGGAAAACTGTAGTTTAATAACTGCAACATATTCTATAGGAAATGAGCCTGTGGGCACCATTGCCATTTTAGGCCCGACGAGAATGGAATATTCAAGAGTCATTAGTTTATTGGATTTTTTAAGTACGGATATGTCAAAGGCATTGACCAATCTGTATCATAGTTAA
- the prmA gene encoding 50S ribosomal protein L11 methyltransferase — MKWSEIMIHTTNEAIEPISNILHEAGASGVVIEDPFDLVKEREDQFGEIYQLNPDDYPEEGVIIKAYLSVNSFLGETVEEIKQAINNLALFNIDIGQNHVTISEVNEEEWATAWKKYYNPVKISEKFTIVPTWEKYEAVSSDELIIELDPGMAFGTGTHPTTVMCIQALERTVKQNDTVIDVGTGSGVLSIAAALLGAVQVTALDLDEVAVQSAKLNVKLNKVQDQVTVSKNDLLNGMNGQVDVVVSNILAEVIMSFTDDVAKAVKPNGYFIASGIIQQKKDQVKEAIISSGFSIEETIVMEDWIAFIAKRG, encoded by the coding sequence ATGAAATGGTCTGAAATTATGATCCATACGACAAATGAAGCAATCGAACCAATCTCAAATATATTGCATGAGGCAGGTGCTAGCGGGGTTGTAATAGAAGACCCGTTTGATTTAGTAAAAGAAAGAGAAGATCAATTCGGTGAAATCTACCAACTCAATCCAGATGACTACCCTGAAGAAGGGGTAATTATTAAAGCTTATTTATCCGTTAACAGCTTTTTAGGTGAAACAGTTGAAGAGATTAAGCAAGCTATAAATAATCTAGCACTCTTCAATATAGACATTGGCCAAAATCATGTAACAATAAGTGAAGTGAATGAGGAAGAATGGGCAACAGCATGGAAAAAGTATTATAATCCCGTGAAAATATCAGAGAAATTCACTATAGTTCCAACATGGGAAAAATATGAAGCTGTTAGTAGCGATGAATTAATTATTGAATTGGATCCTGGGATGGCATTTGGAACAGGGACCCATCCTACTACGGTGATGTGTATCCAAGCGCTGGAAAGAACAGTGAAGCAAAATGACACCGTAATAGACGTAGGTACTGGTTCGGGAGTGCTTAGTATCGCTGCAGCACTTTTAGGAGCAGTACAAGTTACCGCTTTAGACTTAGATGAAGTTGCAGTGCAATCAGCCAAACTTAATGTGAAACTAAATAAAGTTCAAGATCAAGTTACCGTATCGAAAAATGATCTATTAAATGGGATGAATGGGCAGGTTGATGTTGTCGTATCGAATATTCTAGCCGAGGTTATCATGAGCTTTACCGATGATGTTGCTAAAGCTGTCAAACCGAATGGCTATTTTATCGCATCGGGGATTATTCAACAGAAGAAGGACCAAGTGAAAGAAGCGATTATTTCATCTGGGTTTAGCATTGAAGAAACTATCGTGATGGAAGACTGGATAGCTTTTATTGCAAAGCGTGGGTGA
- the dnaK gene encoding molecular chaperone DnaK, translating to MSKIIGIDLGTTNSCVAVLEGGEPKVIPNPEGNRTTPSVVSFKNGERQVGEVAKRQAITNPNTIISIKRHMGTNHKETIEGKEYTPQEVSAMILQYIKSYAEEYLGETVDKAVITVPAYFNDAERQATKDAGKIAGLEVERIINEPTAAALAYGLDKMDQDQTILVYDLGGGTFDVSILELGDGVFEVRATAGDNKLGGDDFDQVIIDYLVAEFKKENGIDLSKDKMAMQRLKDAAEKAKKDLSGVTSTQISLPFITAGEAGPLHLEVNLTRAKFDEISADLVERTMGPTRRAMQDAGLSPSEIDKVILVGGSTRIPAVQEAIRKETGKDPHKGVNPDEVVAMGAAIQGGVLTGDVKDVVLLDVTPLSLGIETMGGVFTKLIDRNTTIPTSKSQVFSTAADNQTAVDIHVLQGERPMAADNKTLGRFQLSDIPPAPRGIPQIEVSFDIDKNGIVNVSAKDLGTGKQQNITIKSSSGLSDDEIDRMVKEAEENADADKQRKEEVELRNEADQLVFTTEKTLKDLEGKVDEAEVKKAEEAKDALKAAIEKNELAEIREKKEALQEIVQNLSMKLYEEAAKQAQAGQPNAEGQDGKKDDDVVDAEFEEVKDDK from the coding sequence ATGAGCAAAATCATTGGTATCGATTTAGGGACAACTAACTCATGTGTCGCTGTCCTTGAAGGTGGGGAACCAAAGGTCATTCCAAATCCGGAAGGTAACCGAACAACTCCTTCAGTAGTATCATTTAAAAACGGTGAACGACAAGTTGGGGAAGTAGCGAAACGTCAAGCAATTACAAATCCTAATACAATTATTTCAATTAAACGCCATATGGGGACGAACCATAAAGAAACAATTGAAGGAAAAGAATATACTCCACAAGAAGTATCGGCAATGATTCTTCAATATATTAAATCATATGCTGAAGAATATTTAGGTGAAACTGTTGATAAAGCGGTTATTACAGTACCAGCGTATTTTAATGATGCTGAACGTCAAGCAACAAAAGATGCCGGTAAAATTGCTGGATTAGAAGTTGAACGAATTATCAATGAACCAACTGCTGCTGCATTAGCATACGGTCTTGATAAAATGGATCAAGATCAAACAATCCTAGTATACGACCTTGGTGGTGGAACATTTGATGTGTCAATCCTTGAGTTAGGAGATGGCGTGTTTGAAGTTCGTGCTACTGCAGGGGATAATAAACTTGGCGGAGACGATTTTGACCAAGTGATTATTGATTATTTAGTAGCTGAATTCAAGAAAGAAAATGGCATTGATTTATCAAAAGATAAAATGGCAATGCAACGTCTTAAAGATGCTGCTGAAAAAGCGAAGAAGGATCTTTCTGGTGTTACATCAACACAAATTTCATTGCCATTCATCACAGCGGGAGAAGCTGGTCCATTACATTTAGAAGTAAACCTAACTCGTGCGAAATTTGATGAAATATCGGCAGATCTAGTTGAAAGAACAATGGGACCTACAAGACGCGCAATGCAAGATGCTGGATTATCACCAAGTGAAATCGATAAAGTAATTCTTGTGGGCGGTTCAACTCGTATTCCAGCTGTACAAGAAGCGATTCGTAAAGAAACAGGTAAAGATCCACATAAAGGGGTAAACCCAGACGAAGTTGTTGCAATGGGTGCTGCTATCCAAGGTGGAGTTCTAACTGGTGACGTAAAAGATGTAGTTTTATTAGACGTAACACCACTTTCTTTAGGTATTGAAACAATGGGTGGGGTATTCACAAAACTTATTGATCGTAACACAACTATTCCAACTTCTAAGTCACAAGTATTCTCTACTGCTGCGGATAACCAAACAGCTGTAGATATACACGTACTTCAAGGTGAACGACCAATGGCTGCAGATAACAAAACACTAGGTCGTTTCCAATTATCTGATATTCCACCGGCACCACGTGGAATTCCACAAATTGAAGTAAGCTTTGATATTGATAAAAACGGTATCGTAAATGTAAGTGCAAAAGATCTAGGAACCGGTAAACAACAAAATATTACAATTAAATCTTCTTCAGGATTATCTGATGATGAAATTGATCGCATGGTTAAAGAAGCCGAAGAAAATGCGGATGCGGATAAACAACGTAAAGAAGAAGTTGAATTACGCAACGAAGCGGATCAGCTAGTTTTCACTACTGAAAAGACGTTAAAGGATCTTGAAGGTAAAGTTGACGAAGCAGAAGTGAAAAAAGCGGAAGAAGCGAAAGATGCATTAAAGGCAGCAATTGAGAAAAACGAATTAGCTGAAATCCGTGAAAAGAAAGAAGCACTACAAGAAATCGTCCAAAACCTTTCAATGAAACTTTATGAAGAAGCTGCAAAGCAAGCACAAGCAGGGCAGCCAAATGCTGAAGGACAAGACGGAAAAAAAGACGATGATGTCGTAGATGCGGAATTCGAAGAAGTAAAAGACGATAAATAA
- the grpE gene encoding nucleotide exchange factor GrpE, which translates to MAEENKQANQQEAIFAEEETTSNEQVDSVETEHNEKNPENEMINELQAKLDESENRYLRLRADFDNFRRRVQIDKEANEKYRAQNLATNLLPAIDNFERAMQITPENEQTKQLMQGVEMVYRNIIDALKQEGIEIIEAVGKEFDPNFHQAIMQGEDENYGSNIIIEEFQKGYILKDRVIRPSMVKVNQ; encoded by the coding sequence ATGGCAGAAGAGAATAAACAGGCAAATCAACAGGAAGCAATTTTTGCTGAAGAAGAAACAACTTCTAATGAGCAAGTTGATTCGGTTGAAACAGAACATAATGAGAAAAATCCTGAAAATGAAATGATAAATGAACTTCAAGCTAAACTTGATGAATCAGAAAATCGTTACTTACGTTTGCGTGCTGATTTTGATAATTTCCGCAGAAGAGTTCAAATTGATAAAGAAGCAAATGAAAAATATAGAGCGCAAAATCTTGCGACCAATTTATTACCAGCCATTGATAATTTTGAACGTGCAATGCAAATAACACCTGAAAATGAACAAACAAAGCAATTAATGCAAGGTGTTGAGATGGTATATCGTAATATTATCGATGCATTGAAACAAGAAGGAATTGAAATTATCGAAGCGGTAGGAAAAGAATTTGATCCGAATTTTCATCAAGCAATCATGCAGGGTGAAGATGAAAACTACGGTTCCAATATTATCATCGAAGAATTCCAAAAAGGATATATTTTGAAGGATCGCGTCATTCGTCCTTCAATGGTGAAAGTGAATCAATAA
- the rpsU gene encoding 30S ribosomal protein S21, translated as MSKTVVRKNESLEDALRRFKRTVSKTGTLQEYRKREFYEKPSVKRKKKSEAARKRKF; from the coding sequence ATGTCAAAAACAGTTGTTCGTAAAAACGAATCGCTTGAAGATGCTCTTCGCCGCTTCAAACGTACAGTTTCTAAAACGGGAACTTTACAAGAATATAGAAAGCGCGAATTTTATGAAAAACCAAGCGTAAAACGTAAGAAAAAATCTGAAGCTGCTAGAAAGCGTAAGTTCTAA